Proteins found in one Hirundo rustica isolate bHirRus1 chromosome Z, bHirRus1.pri.v3, whole genome shotgun sequence genomic segment:
- the LYSMD3 gene encoding lysM and putative peptidoglycan-binding domain-containing protein 3: MAGRGAGRGAGSGPQPPAVAQPLAGGHLYPFVSAESEGPEEEGEVSELRPRGREKVRRSASRDRLDDIVLLTKDIREGDTLNAIALQFCCSVADIKRVNNLINDQDFFALRSIKIPVKKFSVLTETHISPKGRPALRPSLCSPEVQETSLCDKFSANETAGNFLKEVDRDIEEIVKCNDTKRENLNEVVSALAAQQICFETDGKTKKCKDPYYGADWGIGWWTAVVIMLIIGIVTPVFYLLYYEVLVKADVSHHSPVESSHLFVTAVSHQKEIENGINPTNIMKVDNQGDLQH; the protein is encoded by the exons ATGGCCGGCAGAGGCGCAGGCAGAGGCGCCGGCAGCGGCCCGCAGCCGCCCGCCGTGGCGCAGCCGCTCGCCGGCGGTCACCTGTACCCCTTCGTGAGCGCGGAGAGCGAGGGGCCCGAGGAGGAGGGCGAGGTGTCGGAACTGCGGCCGCGGGGCAGGGAGAAGGTCCGGCGGAGCGCGTCgagggacaggctggatgaTATCGTTCTGCTGACGAAGGACATCCGGGAAGGGGACACGCTGAACGCGATCGCGCTGCAGTTCTGCTGTTCG gtTGCAGATATCAAGAGAGTTAACAATCTTATCAACGATCAAGATTTTTTTGCCCTGAGGTCTATCAAAATTCCAGTGAAAAAGTTCAGTGTATTGACTGAAACCCACATATCTCCAAAAGGAAGACCTGCTCTCCGGCCTTCTCTGTGTTCCCCAGAAGTACAGGAAACATCTCTTTGTGATAAATTCTCTGCTAATGAGACTGCTGGCAACTTCTTAAAAGAAGTCGATCGAGATATAGAAGAAATAGTGAAGTGTAATGATACAAAGAGAGAGAATCTGAATGAAGTTGTTTCTGCTTTAGCAGCCCAACAGATCTGTTTTGAAACTGATGGtaaaactaaaaaatgcaaGGATCCTTACTACGGAGCAGACTGGGGTATAGGATGGTGGACAGCAGTAGTGATTATGTTGATCATTGGCATAGTAACTCCAGTTTTTTATCTCCTGTATTATGAAGTTCTAGTGAAAGCAGATGTCAGTCACCATTCTCCAGTGGAATCTTCCCATTTGTTTGTCACAGCAGTATCACatcagaaagaaatagaaaatggaataaatccAACAAATATTATGAAGGTTGATAATCAAGGAGACCTTCAGCATTAA